The region ACGGTATCGGCAAAACCACCCTGCTGCGCACCCTGGTCAATGAACTGACCCCGGATGCCGGTACTGTGAAGTGGACCGACGCCGCCGAACTGGGCTACTACGCCCAGGACCACGCGCACGACTTCGAAGACGACTGCAACCTGTTCGACTGGATGGGCCAATGGACCCAGGGCGGCGAGCAAATCGTTCGCGGCACCCTCGGCCGCATGCTGTTCTCCAACGACGAGATTCTGAAGTCGGTCAAGGTTATTTCCGGTGGTGAGCAAGGTCGCATGCTGTTCGGCAAGCTGATCCTGCAGAAGCCGAACGTGCTGATCATGGACGAACCCACCAACCACTTGGACATGGAATCCATCGAGGCGCTGAACCTGGCGCTGGAGAACTACCCGGGCACGCTGATCTTCGTCAGCCACGACCGTGAGTTCGTATCGTCCCTGGCCACCCGCATTATCGAGTTGAGCCCTAGTGGCGTGATCGACTTTAGCGGCACGTACGATGACTACCTGCGTAGTCAGGGCGTCGTGTTCTAAAAGCAGCTATTAGTTTCAAGCTGCAAGTAAAAGCCCTGTCCTGGTGACGGGGCTTTTTGCATTTCAATGTTGGGTACATTGTGGTGCAGAAACCTTCGCGGGCAAGCCTCGCATCCTACGGGTATGCACGTCCCCTGTAGGAGCGAGGCTTGCCCGCGAAGAGGCCCTCAAACCCAACGAACATAGTTAGCCTGCTTCCTTTTATTTCCCGCCCAAGCCATCATGCAGTTCTCCTACCGCCGCCCGCGAACGAGCCCTCATGTCTGCGCAGCAACTACCCCCGCAAAGCTCCATGGCGATCACCCTGCAGATCGTCTCCATCGTCTTCTATACCTTTATTGCCTTCCTCTGCATCGGCCTGCCGATTGCGGTGTTGCCGGGGTATGTCCATGAACAGCTGGGTTTCAGCGCGATCATCGCGGGGCTGACCATCGGCTGCCAATACCTGGCCACCTTGCTCAGCCGCCCGATGGCCGGGCGCATGTCGGACAACATTGGCACCAAGCGGGCAATTGTTTACGGCTTGTCGGGGATTGTGTTGAGTGGCGTGCTGACATTGATTTCAACGTTGCTGCAAAGCGTCCCGCTATTGAGTCTGATGATCCTGATCACCGGCCGGCTACTGTTGGGGATTGCCCAAGGTTTGATCGGCGTCGGCACCATCAGTTGGTGCATGGGCCAGGTCGGCGCCGAGCACACGGCGCGCTCGATTTCCTGGAACGGTATCGCGTCCTACGGTGCCATCGCCATTGGTGCGCCACTGGGGGTGGTGATGGTTGCCGAGTATGGGTTCGCCAGCCTCGGGATTGTCCTGTCGACGCTGGCCCTCGGGGCGCTGTTGCTGATTCGCAACAAGCCGTCAGTGCCGGTGATTCGCGGCGAGCGGCTGCCATTCTGGGCGGTGTTCGGGCGCATTGCTCCATTCGGTGC is a window of Pseudomonas sp. 10S4 DNA encoding:
- a CDS encoding MFS transporter, which codes for MSAQQLPPQSSMAITLQIVSIVFYTFIAFLCIGLPIAVLPGYVHEQLGFSAIIAGLTIGCQYLATLLSRPMAGRMSDNIGTKRAIVYGLSGIVLSGVLTLISTLLQSVPLLSLMILITGRLLLGIAQGLIGVGTISWCMGQVGAEHTARSISWNGIASYGAIAIGAPLGVVMVAEYGFASLGIVLSTLALGALLLIRNKPSVPVIRGERLPFWAVFGRIAPFGASLSLASIGYGTLTTFITLYYLNRGWTGAAYCLTVFGVCFILSRLLFISAISRFGGSTSAIACMTIETVGLIMLWMAPSTGYALIGAGLTGFGLSLVYPALGVEAIKQVPNSSRGAGLSAYAVFFDLALAIAGPLMGAVALNLGYSWIFFSAALLSVTGLGLTLLLKRRATT